A genomic region of Nostoc sp. UHCC 0702 contains the following coding sequences:
- a CDS encoding tetratricopeptide repeat protein gives MKSTTKHLFFILGACFAFIIFPVTLYSVAKAQEQSACPDGQVMDSNNLCSSNSQEQESESMEKAEEFFRRAREFGGQGQSQEAIAEYTRAIELDPNYAEAYFYRGNTLALEGQPQKGIEDIQKAAAIFTLRGELQKAEAVQQYEEIIRQGIEEGEF, from the coding sequence ATGAAATCAACAACAAAGCACCTGTTTTTTATACTTGGTGCATGTTTTGCGTTTATCATCTTTCCTGTAACTCTTTATTCTGTAGCAAAAGCTCAGGAACAGTCAGCTTGTCCTGATGGACAAGTCATGGATTCAAATAATTTGTGTAGTTCAAATAGTCAAGAACAAGAGTCAGAGTCTATGGAAAAAGCTGAAGAATTTTTCCGACGTGCGCGTGAGTTTGGTGGACAAGGGCAGTCTCAAGAGGCAATTGCTGAATATACGCGAGCAATTGAGCTTGATCCTAACTATGCTGAGGCTTATTTTTATAGAGGTAATACTCTAGCTTTAGAAGGACAACCACAAAAAGGAATTGAGGATATCCAGAAAGCTGCTGCTATTTTTACTTTAAGAGGTGAATTACAAAAGGCAGAGGCAGTACAACAATACGAAGAAATTATTCGCCAAGGCATTGAAGAGGGTGAATTTTGA
- a CDS encoding HAMP domain-containing histidine kinase: MLEFLQNFFTEASFIPHGHCYLWQPSLVWLNIVSDSVIALVYYSIPVILVYFVHKRKDLPFKWILVLFGAFIVSCGTTHIMDVWTLWHPIYWVSSFIKVITAIVSTYTAIALLPIIPQALALPSPSQLEAANLQLKLTLKELANTQTQLIQTEKMSSLGQLVAGIAHEINNPINFIYGNTTLINEYTEDLLNLIALYQKNYPLPVAEIQALSEEIDLDFIQQDLPKILSSMKMGSDRIRNIVLSLRNFSRLDEAEIKEVDIHEGIDSTLVLLQNRLQCIGDHAEIHVIKEYGNLPKVECYPRQLNQVFMNILANAIDALEESVFSSQWSVVSSQRSAVSEKTTDKGQLTTNKLQISIRTEVVNSNQVIIRIADNGCGMTEAVKQKIFEPFFTTKPVGSGTGLGMSISYQIVSKHGGLLKCISAPLQGTEFLIELPIRLKLS; this comes from the coding sequence ATGCTGGAATTTCTGCAAAATTTTTTTACTGAAGCTTCATTTATTCCACATGGGCATTGTTACCTTTGGCAGCCCAGTTTGGTGTGGCTAAATATAGTGTCAGATTCTGTGATTGCCCTAGTCTACTATTCCATTCCTGTTATCCTTGTTTACTTTGTCCACAAACGAAAAGATTTACCCTTTAAATGGATACTTGTATTATTTGGAGCTTTTATCGTTTCTTGTGGTACAACCCATATCATGGATGTATGGACGCTTTGGCATCCAATTTACTGGGTTTCGAGTTTTATCAAAGTTATTACCGCTATTGTTTCAACGTATACAGCAATCGCCTTATTACCCATAATTCCCCAAGCATTGGCTTTGCCGAGTCCGTCACAACTGGAAGCCGCTAATTTACAATTGAAACTTACCCTTAAAGAACTTGCAAACACTCAAACCCAACTGATTCAAACTGAAAAAATGTCTTCTTTGGGTCAATTGGTTGCGGGTATTGCTCATGAAATTAACAACCCTATTAACTTCATTTACGGCAATACTACCCTCATCAATGAATATACTGAAGATTTACTAAATTTGATTGCTCTTTATCAGAAAAACTACCCACTTCCAGTTGCAGAAATTCAAGCTTTAAGTGAGGAAATTGACCTCGATTTTATTCAACAGGACTTACCGAAAATCTTATCTTCCATGAAAATGGGATCTGATCGCATCCGCAATATAGTTTTATCCTTAAGGAACTTCTCACGACTAGATGAAGCAGAAATAAAAGAAGTTGATATTCATGAAGGTATTGATAGCACTCTTGTGCTTTTGCAAAATCGCTTGCAATGTATAGGAGATCATGCAGAGATTCACGTTATTAAAGAGTATGGCAATTTACCTAAAGTCGAATGCTACCCTAGACAACTAAATCAAGTGTTTATGAATATTTTGGCTAATGCTATTGATGCTTTAGAAGAGTCAGTATTTAGTAGTCAGTGGTCAGTTGTCAGTAGTCAGCGGTCAGCGGTCAGTGAGAAAACAACTGACAAGGGACAACTGACTACTAACAAGCTTCAGATTAGCATTCGCACTGAGGTCGTAAACAGCAACCAAGTGATAATTCGCATTGCTGACAATGGCTGTGGTATGACAGAAGCGGTAAAGCAAAAAATTTTTGAGCCATTTTTTACCACTAAACCTGTTGGTTCAGGAACAGGTTTAGGAATGTCTATTAGCTACCAAATTGTCAGCAAGCATGGTGGTCTGTTGAAGTGTATTTCAGCACCACTTCAAGGTACAGAGTTCCTCATCGAGCTTCCTATTCGGTTGAAGCTTTCTTGA
- a CDS encoding RibD family protein produces MVQHRPHTTVVLAMSADGKIADFRRSPARFGSGADKAHLEKQIAASDAVLFGAGTLRAYGTTLTVSQPILLQHRIQKGKPTQPVHIVISHSADLNPEINFFRQPIKRWLLTTTAGAISWQKRLDQKKALHLTNLGTKDQEYPPEFEQILVFETPIGTIDTLAALEHLASLDITRLAVLGGGELVAFMLESDLIDELWLTVCPLILGGATAPTPVEGKGFLSQLAPKLELLEVQTVEQEVFLHYRLQRPAD; encoded by the coding sequence ATGGTGCAACATCGTCCTCACACCACAGTAGTTTTGGCAATGAGTGCAGATGGCAAGATAGCAGATTTCAGGCGATCGCCTGCTCGGTTTGGCTCAGGGGCTGATAAAGCACACCTAGAAAAACAAATCGCTGCCTCTGATGCCGTTTTGTTCGGTGCTGGCACTCTTCGTGCCTACGGTACTACACTTACCGTATCACAACCAATTCTGCTGCAACATCGAATACAGAAGGGCAAGCCTACCCAACCGGTTCATATAGTCATTTCACACTCTGCTGATCTCAATCCGGAAATTAACTTTTTTCGGCAACCAATCAAACGCTGGTTGCTCACGACAACAGCGGGGGCAATCTCTTGGCAAAAGCGCTTAGACCAAAAAAAAGCCCTACACCTGACAAATTTGGGAACTAAAGACCAAGAGTATCCTCCAGAATTTGAACAGATTTTAGTTTTTGAAACACCAATAGGGACAATTGATACTCTAGCTGCTTTGGAACACTTGGCATCTCTAGATATAACACGCCTAGCAGTTTTGGGTGGTGGCGAATTAGTAGCTTTTATGCTGGAATCAGATTTAATAGATGAACTATGGCTTACCGTCTGTCCGCTGATTTTGGGTGGTGCAACAGCACCAACACCAGTAGAGGGTAAAGGATTTTTATCTCAACTAGCTCCCAAATTAGAACTTTTGGAAGTTCAAACAGTCGAGCAGGAAGTATTTTTGCACTATCGCCTGCAACGACCAGCAGATTAG
- a CDS encoding GNAT family N-acetyltransferase, translating into MEQLKPRYSIVWINKIAEVPLQAWDALAVPLKTPFLEWRWLNHLETSHSATAKTGWLPNHLTLWRDRTLIAAAPLYLKGHSQGEFVFDHQWAELSDRIGVEYYPKLLGMAPFTPAEGYRFLVAPGEDEEEITAMMLHEIDSFCNKNRISGCHFLYVDPEWRPMLERQGFTAWLHHSYIWENVGFKTFDDYLTLFNANQRRNIKRERKAVEKVGLRLQPLTGDEIPKNLFSLMYQFYADTCDKFGWWGSKYLTKRFFEQLHSDYRHRVVFFAAYHEQDERQPVGMSFCLFKGDQLYGRYWGSFQEIDCLHFDACYYAPIEWAIANGIQIFDPGAGGRHKKRRGFPAMPNHSLHRFYNNRLGQILRPYIKEVNQLEQQEIDAINAELPFSQKQS; encoded by the coding sequence ATGGAACAACTCAAGCCTCGCTATTCTATTGTTTGGATCAATAAAATCGCCGAAGTACCCCTTCAGGCCTGGGATGCTTTGGCAGTGCCACTCAAAACTCCCTTTTTAGAGTGGCGGTGGCTGAACCATCTGGAAACTTCTCACAGTGCTACGGCTAAAACTGGCTGGTTGCCAAATCACTTGACGCTGTGGCGCGACAGAACACTGATTGCAGCAGCCCCACTCTACTTGAAAGGACATAGCCAAGGTGAATTTGTATTCGATCACCAGTGGGCAGAGTTAAGCGATCGCATCGGTGTAGAATACTATCCTAAACTGCTGGGGATGGCACCATTTACCCCTGCTGAAGGCTATCGCTTTTTAGTTGCCCCTGGAGAAGATGAAGAGGAAATTACAGCGATGATGCTGCACGAAATTGACAGTTTCTGCAACAAAAATCGCATTTCTGGCTGTCATTTTCTCTATGTTGATCCCGAATGGCGACCAATGTTGGAACGGCAAGGTTTTACAGCTTGGTTACACCACAGTTATATCTGGGAAAATGTCGGATTTAAAACTTTTGATGATTATTTAACACTATTCAATGCTAACCAGCGCCGTAATATTAAACGAGAACGCAAAGCAGTAGAAAAGGTGGGTTTACGACTACAACCGCTCACTGGTGATGAAATTCCTAAAAATTTGTTTTCTTTGATGTATCAGTTCTACGCTGATACTTGTGATAAGTTCGGCTGGTGGGGTAGCAAGTACTTAACAAAGCGGTTTTTTGAACAGCTACACAGCGATTATCGCCATCGGGTGGTATTTTTCGCCGCATATCATGAGCAAGATGAACGTCAACCTGTTGGTATGTCTTTTTGTTTATTTAAGGGTGATCAATTATATGGGCGATATTGGGGTAGTTTCCAAGAAATAGATTGCTTGCATTTTGATGCTTGCTATTATGCACCGATTGAGTGGGCGATCGCTAATGGCATCCAAATTTTTGACCCAGGTGCAGGTGGACGCCATAAAAAGCGTCGTGGTTTTCCGGCTATGCCTAATCACAGTCTGCACCGCTTTTATAATAATCGTTTAGGGCAGATCTTACGTCCTTATATCAAGGAAGTCAATCAACTCGAACAGCAGGAAATAGATGCGATTAATGCAGAGTTGCCCTTTAGTCAAAAACAAAGTTAA
- a CDS encoding TPM domain-containing protein, which translates to MQQFLHQLLSIKKYIIRLILPLLISIVGSSLLATPALATGVYQMPNLVAGDTTWVLDEGDVISRINEGKISSALGNLAKETGNEVRFVTVRRLDYGETPESFTKALFEKWFPTKEAQANQTLLVLVTVTNGTEIITGDKVKSLLTDSIAESVASETLGTPLRDGNKYNQAFVDASDRLVAVLSGQPDPGPPKIVDKVQVEGTFKKAEETDQGNATAWVVGLLIAATIIPMATYYIYQINQPSSNG; encoded by the coding sequence ATGCAACAGTTCCTCCACCAATTACTTAGCATTAAAAAGTACATTATCCGGTTGATTCTACCGCTGCTAATAAGCATTGTCGGTTCTTCGCTGTTGGCTACGCCTGCATTAGCTACAGGTGTATATCAAATGCCAAATCTGGTAGCAGGTGATACTACTTGGGTACTAGATGAAGGTGATGTTATCAGCCGCATTAATGAAGGTAAGATTAGCAGTGCCTTGGGTAATTTAGCCAAGGAAACTGGTAACGAAGTCAGATTTGTGACTGTTCGCCGCCTTGACTACGGTGAAACACCGGAAAGCTTTACTAAAGCACTGTTTGAAAAATGGTTTCCCACAAAGGAAGCACAAGCTAATCAAACGCTGTTAGTGCTGGTGACAGTCACTAATGGTACTGAGATTATTACCGGGGATAAAGTCAAGTCTTTGTTGACAGACTCAATTGCCGAAAGTGTAGCTTCTGAAACATTGGGTACGCCTTTACGAGATGGTAACAAATACAATCAAGCATTTGTAGATGCAAGCGATCGCCTAGTTGCGGTTCTCTCTGGTCAACCCGATCCCGGCCCACCCAAAATAGTTGACAAAGTGCAAGTAGAAGGCACATTCAAGAAAGCAGAAGAAACCGACCAAGGTAACGCCACTGCTTGGGTAGTAGGACTGTTAATTGCTGCCACCATTATCCCGATGGCAACTTACTACATCTACCAGATCAATCAACCATCATCTAATGGGTAA
- a CDS encoding HupE/UreJ family protein — MLKIELSAYSPIGDFSKSKLQFRHLGAIASLVLISLLYSWSGLPSGHAISNCWEGFLWGIANPVIGLDRLASVVAIGLLSAGIVRGIWIAFSFVLATILGTVIYLFGVNLPGAEVAIPISSMIFGTMLVLTNRPNWLILALLGAIAGLFQGYSDGQSIMEAGIIPLFAYILGVAVTQYAVTMSAREIGNTIIPKNINGILSRTILFVGFAFCAMGIVFLKSLLN; from the coding sequence ATGCTTAAAATTGAGTTATCAGCATATTCTCCGATTGGGGACTTTTCCAAATCCAAGTTACAGTTTCGCCACCTGGGAGCGATCGCTTCTCTGGTATTAATTAGCCTGCTATATTCATGGAGTGGATTGCCATCTGGCCATGCTATATCTAACTGTTGGGAAGGCTTTTTGTGGGGAATAGCAAATCCAGTAATTGGCTTGGATCGTTTGGCTAGTGTTGTTGCTATCGGCTTACTCTCGGCTGGAATTGTTCGTGGGATATGGATTGCTTTTTCCTTTGTGTTAGCAACTATCTTGGGAACGGTAATTTATCTGTTCGGAGTTAATTTACCAGGTGCAGAAGTTGCAATCCCTATTTCCAGCATGATCTTTGGGACTATGCTAGTGCTGACAAATCGACCTAACTGGTTAATACTGGCGCTGCTGGGTGCGATCGCTGGTTTGTTTCAAGGTTATAGTGATGGTCAATCCATCATGGAGGCAGGAATAATACCGTTGTTTGCCTATATTTTAGGCGTTGCTGTCACTCAATACGCAGTTACCATGAGTGCCAGAGAAATTGGCAATACAATCATCCCCAAGAACATTAACGGAATTTTGTCGAGGACAATTCTCTTTGTCGGCTTCGCTTTCTGTGCCATGGGCATTGTTTTTTTGAAAAGCTTGCTCAATTAA
- a CDS encoding DUF4346 domain-containing protein: MNLTVEDLAAIDDKLSGRHIDLDPSGYFIIYLDRAAGLIYAKHFTNVIDDRGLAVDPETGKVIPARGKVERTHTTVFNGRTAKELCVKIFEETQPCPVTQLDHAAYLGREFVRAEVALVTGLEYVQD, translated from the coding sequence ATGAATTTGACGGTTGAAGATTTAGCAGCAATTGATGATAAACTTTCTGGGCGTCACATTGACCTTGACCCAAGTGGATATTTCATTATTTACTTGGATCGGGCAGCGGGGTTAATATATGCCAAGCATTTTACAAATGTAATTGACGATCGCGGTTTAGCTGTAGATCCAGAAACAGGAAAGGTGATTCCGGCGCGGGGAAAGGTAGAACGCACCCACACAACAGTGTTTAATGGGAGAACAGCAAAAGAACTGTGCGTCAAAATTTTTGAAGAAACTCAGCCCTGTCCAGTGACTCAATTAGACCATGCAGCCTATTTGGGTCGAGAATTTGTCCGCGCTGAGGTGGCTTTGGTGACAGGGCTTGAGTATGTTCAAGATTAA
- the surE gene encoding 5'/3'-nucleotidase SurE: protein MTFILTNDDGIDAPGIQALVKAVNGRNAIIAAPKDHQSGCGHQVTTTRPIQLQQRSDTEYAIAGTPADCVRIAMTQICQDIKFVLSGINAGGNLGVDVYISGTVAAVREAAMHGIPGIAISHYRKARQNFDWDLAAKLTAEILADLLHRSLEPGCFWNVNLPHVQPGEPYPEIVFCQPCTKPLPVNYRIDGDEFYYVGEYGKRDRTPGSDVDVCFSGNIAVTQLKL, encoded by the coding sequence ATGACCTTCATCCTCACTAACGACGACGGAATTGATGCGCCTGGTATTCAAGCCCTAGTCAAAGCTGTAAATGGTAGAAATGCTATTATTGCTGCTCCTAAAGACCATCAATCAGGCTGCGGGCATCAAGTCACTACCACTCGCCCAATTCAGTTGCAACAGCGTTCTGATACAGAGTATGCGATCGCAGGTACTCCTGCTGATTGTGTGAGAATTGCAATGACACAAATTTGTCAAGATATCAAATTTGTGCTGTCTGGTATTAATGCTGGCGGTAACTTAGGTGTAGATGTTTACATTTCTGGTACTGTTGCCGCTGTGCGCGAAGCTGCAATGCACGGCATTCCAGGAATTGCCATTTCTCACTATCGCAAAGCCAGGCAGAATTTTGATTGGGATCTAGCTGCCAAGTTGACTGCTGAAATTTTAGCTGACTTACTCCACCGTTCCCTAGAACCAGGATGTTTCTGGAATGTAAATCTGCCACATGTGCAACCAGGAGAACCCTATCCAGAGATCGTGTTTTGTCAACCATGCACCAAGCCTTTGCCAGTTAACTATCGCATTGACGGCGATGAGTTTTATTATGTGGGGGAATATGGCAAACGCGATCGCACACCGGGCAGTGATGTGGATGTCTGTTTTTCTGGCAACATAGCTGTAACTCAGTTAAAGCTATGA
- a CDS encoding tetratricopeptide repeat protein — translation MEKAEEFFRRGREFDGQGQSQQAIAEYTRAIELDPNYAEAYFYRDNTLAIEGQPQKGIEDIQKAATIFTSRGESQKAEAVQQYEEIIRQGIEEGEF, via the coding sequence ATGGAAAAAGCTGAAGAATTTTTCCGACGTGGGCGTGAGTTTGATGGACAAGGGCAGTCTCAACAGGCAATTGCTGAATATACGCGAGCAATTGAGCTTGATCCTAACTATGCTGAGGCTTATTTTTATAGAGATAATACTCTAGCTATAGAAGGACAACCACAAAAAGGAATTGAGGATATCCAGAAAGCTGCTACTATTTTCACTTCAAGAGGTGAATCACAAAAGGCAGAGGCAGTACAACAATACGAAGAAATTATTCGCCAAGGCATTGAAGAGGGTGAATTTTAA
- a CDS encoding two-component sensor histidine kinase, with protein MAKQRQSSFRRILVTRILLLFFPVLFVGQIVALNKTRTSLLKTAGQNLTESAIIKGEKIVSAIATLRTSLLVASRTTVVQSGSPLEVQQFLTQLAQQLPTYIECLQLTNVQNGDIIASTCGNKAITELRSSFPNDGVDVKTILPPKAGITGQRNTHNQLELVLSAPVYNQTGQLKYTLSLQSALYQKTHYQPGSLTGSMLVIAEDGTILAHPLPERVGTNIKQHPDASQLQSIVKNAIAAQNNSLNLSFEEGEELVCGYTTIANPVTNQQGQKWVLLAVTSVDNALFGLEEIKLILIVLTVGLIGASLLASLYLAPYLARPVEELRDYALNIHSHHAAQPVPHNFQIREFNQLAQALDQMVERLKAWAEELEIAWKEAKSANQIKSQFLATTSHELRNPLNIIINCVRLVRDGMCDSREEEMEFLKRADETAIHLLGIINDLLDISKIEAGKLSVVTEQIDLRQILQDVINLQSVNIQQKGLQLKIDLGNEPISVMADAAKLRQVLINVIGNATKFTDEGNITITTTIQHNSGKSQVIITVTDTGLGIEPAQQHKLFRPFVMVNGSTTRKIEGTGLGLAISRNLIELMGGSITLESAGLNQGTTVKITLSMIDISPLPPPGEEEGLENLGDSSEDSYLTPREDSLRDDSIGVYGSNKTDLAGDNSELTLVENTYKC; from the coding sequence ATGGCTAAGCAGCGTCAATCATCCTTTCGTCGTATTTTAGTTACAAGAATTTTGCTTCTATTTTTCCCGGTTTTATTTGTAGGGCAGATTGTCGCTTTGAATAAGACACGCACCAGTCTATTGAAAACTGCTGGTCAAAATCTCACAGAAAGCGCCATTATTAAAGGAGAAAAGATTGTCAGTGCGATCGCTACTCTCAGAACTAGCTTACTAGTTGCCAGTCGCACAACGGTTGTTCAGTCTGGTTCGCCTCTGGAAGTACAACAATTTCTCACGCAGCTAGCACAACAACTGCCAACCTACATTGAATGCCTGCAATTAACCAATGTGCAAAACGGTGACATCATTGCTAGTACATGCGGTAACAAAGCCATTACAGAATTGAGATCATCTTTCCCAAATGACGGGGTTGATGTCAAGACAATATTACCTCCAAAAGCAGGAATAACTGGTCAACGAAACACACACAACCAACTGGAATTGGTCTTATCTGCCCCAGTCTACAATCAAACTGGGCAATTAAAATATACTTTGAGTCTTCAGTCGGCACTTTATCAGAAAACTCATTATCAGCCAGGTTCGCTCACAGGCTCGATGTTAGTCATTGCCGAGGACGGCACGATTTTAGCACACCCCTTGCCAGAGCGAGTCGGGACTAATATCAAACAACACCCAGATGCTTCCCAACTACAAAGCATTGTCAAAAATGCGATCGCTGCTCAAAATAATTCGCTAAATTTATCTTTTGAAGAAGGTGAAGAATTAGTTTGTGGCTATACAACTATTGCTAATCCTGTTACAAACCAGCAGGGTCAAAAATGGGTACTTCTAGCTGTCACTAGTGTAGATAATGCTTTGTTTGGTTTAGAGGAAATAAAACTCATCCTCATAGTTTTAACAGTGGGCTTGATTGGTGCGAGTTTATTGGCATCGCTTTATTTGGCTCCTTACCTTGCACGTCCTGTAGAAGAACTACGAGACTATGCTTTAAATATTCACAGCCACCACGCCGCACAACCAGTTCCTCACAACTTCCAAATCCGAGAATTCAATCAACTAGCGCAAGCACTAGACCAAATGGTTGAAAGACTCAAAGCCTGGGCAGAAGAACTAGAAATTGCTTGGAAAGAAGCAAAATCAGCTAACCAGATCAAAAGTCAGTTTTTAGCTACAACTTCCCACGAGTTGCGAAACCCATTAAATATAATTATTAACTGCGTGCGTCTAGTTCGAGATGGCATGTGTGATAGTCGAGAAGAAGAAATGGAATTCCTCAAGCGTGCCGATGAAACAGCGATTCACTTGCTAGGAATTATTAATGATCTGCTTGATATTTCCAAAATCGAAGCAGGTAAACTTTCAGTAGTGACAGAACAAATTGATTTGCGGCAAATACTGCAAGATGTCATTAATTTACAATCAGTAAATATTCAACAAAAAGGCTTGCAGTTAAAAATTGACCTAGGTAATGAGCCGATTTCTGTAATGGCAGATGCGGCAAAGTTGAGGCAGGTACTCATCAATGTAATTGGCAATGCCACTAAATTCACCGACGAGGGTAATATCACAATTACTACAACTATTCAACACAATAGCGGCAAATCTCAGGTAATTATTACTGTCACAGATACAGGTTTAGGCATTGAACCTGCCCAACAGCACAAACTATTTCGCCCCTTTGTGATGGTGAATGGTAGCACCACACGCAAGATTGAGGGTACAGGATTGGGATTGGCAATTTCTAGGAACTTAATTGAACTCATGGGAGGTAGCATTACTCTTGAGAGTGCGGGACTCAATCAAGGCACGACAGTAAAAATTACCTTGTCTATGATTGACATCTCGCCTTTACCTCCTCCAGGAGAGGAAGAGGGTTTAGAAAATCTGGGAGATTCCTCTGAAGATTCTTATCTTACCCCTCGAGAAGACAGTCTTCGAGATGACTCCATTGGGGTTTATGGTTCTAATAAAACAGATTTAGCTGGAGACAATTCTGAGCTAACGCTTGTGGAGAACACTTACAAATGTTAA
- a CDS encoding sugar transferase — MYQTSLEGVFQGATYKAWELEFTTHPSVESKFKRSLDIVGGLVGLLILAIVFVPIAIAIKIDSPGPIFFTQERYGLQGRTFRIRKFRSMVSDAEQLKTLVDNEASGLIFKNKNDFRVTKVGRFLRSTSLDELPQFWNVLIGEMSLVGTRPPIKDEVIKYTYRHWQRLNVKPGLTGEWQVNGRSQVKDFEQIVDLDLRYQHNWYPWYDLLLIGKTLYVIFGRIGAF, encoded by the coding sequence ATGTATCAAACATCATTAGAAGGCGTCTTTCAAGGTGCTACTTACAAAGCTTGGGAACTAGAATTTACTACTCACCCCTCAGTAGAGTCTAAATTCAAACGTAGTTTGGATATAGTTGGAGGCTTGGTGGGGCTGCTAATTCTAGCCATTGTATTTGTACCGATAGCGATCGCTATCAAGATTGACAGCCCAGGCCCAATTTTCTTTACTCAAGAACGATATGGACTTCAGGGACGCACCTTTCGTATCCGCAAATTCCGCTCGATGGTTAGTGATGCGGAACAATTAAAAACTCTAGTAGATAATGAAGCTAGCGGACTCATCTTTAAAAATAAAAATGACTTTCGCGTCACAAAGGTAGGGCGCTTTTTGCGAAGCACAAGCTTAGACGAATTACCTCAGTTTTGGAATGTCCTTATAGGGGAAATGAGTTTAGTAGGGACACGTCCACCTATTAAAGATGAGGTAATTAAATATACATACCGTCACTGGCAACGTTTAAATGTCAAACCTGGATTAACTGGTGAATGGCAAGTTAACGGCCGTTCTCAAGTGAAAGACTTTGAACAAATAGTTGATTTAGACTTGCGGTATCAACACAACTGGTATCCGTGGTATGACTTGTTGTTGATTGGCAAAACTCTCTACGTAATCTTTGGGCGAATCGGGGCTTTCTAA